The window CGTAGTAGCCACGCGCGATCCCGGCCTGGTTCGTTACCACGAACACCAGCATGCCGGCCGCATTGGCGCGCCGAACCAGCTCGAAGATACCACTGACGAACACACAGTCTTGCGGGCGGTGCACGTAGCCCGTGTCCACATTGATGACTCCGTCCCGGTCCAGAAACAAAGCCGGTACGCCCATCACATCTCCGCAATCAGCGCAGGCACCTTGGTCTGAGCCGCCGCATAGTCATCGGGTACGCCAATATCGATGAAATCCCTGACACCGGGGAAGGCACCGAGGTATATCTCATCGATGAAGCGGCCGAGGAAATCCTGCTCGAACGAGAAGCGCTGCGGCAGGTCGGCCCGATCGGCCAAGGCTGCCTTGCGCAGGTGGTAGACGCCCGCGTTGATCAGACCCGGGCCCTCGCGGCCTTTCTCGATGAAGGCGCGAATGCGCCTGTCCTCGTCAATTTCCACGGTGCCGTAGCGGGTAGCATCCGGCACGCTGGCTGCTGCCAGTGCGACATCCGTCCCCCTCGCTTCCGCGTCCGCGACGAAGGCGGCCAGGTCGACGACCGCCAGCGTGTCGCCATTGAACACCAGCACGTCCTCACCGGGAATGCCGGAAATCGCCTTCCGGATCGCCCCTCCCGTGCCGAGCGGTTCGTCCTCGATGATGTAGTGCAGCCGCATTTCGCCGAAGCGCTCACCCATGCCTGCGCGAACCTGCTCGTGCCGGTATCCGACGGAGAGATAGACGTCGCGCAGCCCCTGGTTTTCGAGTTGCTTCAGCAGCCACCACAGGAACGGCTTGCCGGCGACATCGGCCATCGGCTTGGGCAGGTCGCCCACCACGGGACGCAGACGGGTGCCGAGTCCACCGGCAAGGATGATGGCAGGCTTCATAAACGTGGGAAGATAGCGGCTTCGACAAGACCGCAGATGATATGGCCCAGCAGCAGGTGCCCCTCCTGGATCTTCGGCGTCGCGGCGGCCGGAATCTCGATCGAGAGATCGCACAACTCGGGCCGGGCCCAGCCATTCTGACCGGTGAAGCCGATCACCAGCAAGCCGGCCTTGCGCGCCTCCTCCATGGCCAGCAGCACATTGGGTGACTTGCCGGACGTCGAGTAGGCCCAAAAGACGTCCCCCTTGGCAC of the Cupriavidus malaysiensis genome contains:
- a CDS encoding nucleotidyltransferase family protein, with translation MKPAIILAGGLGTRLRPVVGDLPKPMADVAGKPFLWWLLKQLENQGLRDVYLSVGYRHEQVRAGMGERFGEMRLHYIIEDEPLGTGGAIRKAISGIPGEDVLVFNGDTLAVVDLAAFVADAEARGTDVALAAASVPDATRYGTVEIDEDRRIRAFIEKGREGPGLINAGVYHLRKAALADRADLPQRFSFEQDFLGRFIDEIYLGAFPGVRDFIDIGVPDDYAAAQTKVPALIAEM